From Methylococcus capsulatus:
CGCCTCCTGCACTTTCCATGTTGTTCCACAACTCGATGCTCTGGCGCGGATCGAAACCGGCGCGCGCCATGAGATCCAGTCCGAGCAGATCCGCTTCGCTTTCCTGGGTACGGCTATAGGGCATCAGGATGCCGTACTGCGCCCCGAGTCCCAGCAGCCCCATCAGCGTCTTGCCGGAGGCGGAAGCGGGATCGGCCAGCGCCTGCATGATGTTCAGTCCCTGCTGGACGGCAACCTGTTGAGACAAACGCTCGTTGGCATGACGGGAAAGCACGTGGGCGACCTCATGGGCCAGTACCGTCGCCAACTGATCCTGGTTGCGGGCGATACGGAGCATTCCGGTATGGACGCCGATCTTGCCACCGGGCAGGGCGAAGGCATTGGGACTGTCCTGCCTGAACAGCGCGACGTCCCAGCTTCCGCCGACGTCCAGCGTCACCGCGTCGGCGACACAGCGCACATAATCGTTGACTTGTCGGTCCGGCTCGACCGGCACCTCACGCTTCAAGGCGGCGAATGACTGATCGCCCAGCATCGTCATTTGGCTGTCCGGCAACAGCATCAGCTGGCTGCGCCCCAAGGGAGAAGTGGCACAGGCACTCGCGGCGAGGCCGAGGAGCAGTACGACAGCATTCTTCATGGCTCAAGGATCGAGGCGAAACAAAGGGCTGGGATCATATCGGATCGCCCCGCGGCTCTTCAATCCGAAAGGGCGGACATTCGAATTCGACCCCGGTACCACGCAGCCCGCAGTAGCCGTCCGGATTCCGGGCCAGGTACTGCTGGTGATAGCTTTCGGCATAATAAAATTCAGGGGCCATTCGGATTTCCGTAGTGATGCCGCCGCGGCCGGCCCGTTCGAGAGCCATCTGGTAAGCATCGCGTGACGCCAGGGCCCACTGGAGCTGTTCCTGCGTAGTGGCGAAAATCGCGGAGCGATACTGCGTCCCCCGATCATTGCCCTGGCGCATGCCTTGCGTCGGGTCGTGGGAAGTCCAGAAGATCTGCAACAGGGTGTCGAACCCGACTTTGTCCGGCGCAAATACGACGAGGACGACCTCGGCATGCCCGGTTCTGCCGGTACACACCTCCTCGTAGGTCGGATTGGGCGTCGATCCTCCGGCATACCCTACGGCCGTCGAGTAGACCCCGGACAAGGTCCAGAACCGCCGCTCTGCGCCCCAAAAGCACCCCATCCCGAAGAACACCCGGGCCGTGCCCGCCGGGAAAGGTGGCTGGATCCGCCGGCCATGGACCAAATGGGTATCGGCCACCTGCAGAGGCACAGCGCGTCCCGGCAGGGCGTCGCGAGCATTGGGCAAAGCCGACTTGACTGACTTGAACGCCATGGCGTACTCCCGCGTCGAATAACACTGGAAATGAAAACCCTATAATGCCTTCTTTTCAATCGGAAGAATGCGGCCATGATGAAAAATTCCGACACCTTTCAGCGCTTCCTGTTCGAAGACATGGGTATCCGCGGCGAACTGGTCCGCCTCGATGCCAGCTGGCAGGCAGTGCTTCAGCGGCACACCTACCCTCCCAACGTGAGCCGTCAATTGGGTCAGGCGCTCGTCGCAGTGACACTGCTGTCCGGGACCATCAAGTTCAAAGGGGCATTGATCATCCAGGTCCAGAGCCGGGGGCCGCTGCACACGTTGGTGGTCCAGGCCACCCATCGCCAGACGATACGCGGCCTTGCCCATTGGCACGATCCAGTGCCGGCAGGGGCTTTGAGCGAGGTTTTCGGCGAGGGCAGACTGGTTCTCACGATTCAGAACGAAGGTGCGGAACCCTACCAAGGGGTCGTCGCGCTGGAAGGACAATGCCTCTCCGCGGCACTGGAAAATTATTTCGCCAACTCCGAACAATTGGCGACCCGGCTATGGCTGTTCGCGGATGGACAACGTGCCGCCGGACTGTTCCTGCAGGTCCTTCCGGCCCAGGCGCACGCCGACGATGACTGGACGCGGCTGGTGACCCTGGCCGATACGGTCACGGAACATGAAATGCTCCACCTGCCATTCGAAGACCTGCTTTACCGGCTCTATCACGAAGAAAAAGTACGCTTGTTCGAAGCCGAGCCCGTCGTATTCCGTTGCTCCTGTTCCCGGCAACGCATCGAAGACATGCTGCTGGCGTTGGGCAAAGCCGACGTAGAGGCCATAATTGCGGAAAAAGGCCTCGTGGAAGTCGATTGCGACTTCTGCAACAAGCGCTACCAGTTCGACCGCGTCGACATCGGCGCACTGTTCTCGGAAGAAATCAAAAGCACCCCTTCCTCGACCCGGCATTGACCCATACCCTCTGACTAGCGAGTCAGTTCACTCCAGCACGAGACGTATCAATCACCCTGCGTCGGAAGGCGTCTGCAGCAGCGGCGGGAAGGAGCCAGCCCATGCCGGTGCGGCATAAGGTCGCAGCGCCGCCCGATTCGGGGAAGACGCGCCGATACTGTCATGGTTGTAAGGGGCCTATTCTTCAGAAGGGGGCCTTACGCCAAGCAAACCGTTTGAGACATCCCTGCCCGTTGAGACACCCCATGCCACCGGCGCAAACATCGGGCGCAAATCCACGCCAGCCGGCTATTCCTTCCCGTGGCCGGTCATCGGCATCGATACCAACTGCACATTGAACGACTGATCAAAGGCATTGACACCGCTTTTGCGGAACAGCCATTCCGCAGAACGTGTCATCGATGTCCAGACCGTGGCCAGCAACAGCGTTACGGAAAACCCCAGGAAACGCCATGACAGAAGAAAACACCAAGACCTCTGGATATTTCGATCTGCAGTTGGAGGTTCGACAGCGCCAACCGTGTGGTGTCCATCAAAGTCGACGATGTCCCTGTCCCCTTGGCTCCACCGGCGGAAGATTCATGCCGCGAGGATTACGACGAAACGTCAGTCGCCGGCACGACCGTTCCGGACCATCCCAGTTCCCCTTCCAAAACAGCGGTCACGCGGCTTTCACCGGGACCAATCTTGAGGCTCGGCCTGAACGCGGTCATGGTCATAGGCGCCGTCCTGGCCCTGCCAACACTGGTCTACTGGAGCTGTTTTGCCGACGATCCCCAGTTTCTCGACCGCTACGGATGCTGGATGGTATACCTCGACCTCAGCGTCGTGCCGCTGATTGCGGCATTAGGCTATCTGCGCAGCTACATCTACGCCCATGCCTCGCGCATGATGGGCTTGGTGATAGGCATGACCATCGGCACGCAGGTCGGCACCATGATCGGCGGCGTATTGGGAGCAACCAACGGCTTCTTTGTCGGCGCGATGGTCGGCATGTCGCTCGGCACCCTTTACGGCGCGCTGACAGCGTGGTGCTGCGGTCCGATGGCCGTCATCCATGGTCTCATGGCGGGCGTGATGGGGGGCACCATGGGTGCCATGGTGGTCGTCATGATGATTCCCGACCATGTCCTGATATTCATGCCCGTGTTCACGACGGTCAATCGGTTCATTCTGATCTGGTTCACTTACCTCTTTTACAAGGAGGGTGTGGCGGCGGGCAAATGCCAACTGCGTGGACCGTTGACCTTGACGCAACTCTGCGCCTTCAGTCTGCTCACGATCGGCCTCCTGTCGGCGCTCATGGTGCTGGGACCGCAAGGGCCGATGGTCTGGAAAGGGCAAAAGCGCGCAATCCTGGATGCCGATGTTACCGAAAACCGGTTCCAGCCCAGGGAATTCGGAGAGGACAGTTCTTCGGCAAACCGACAGGAAATGGAAATGGCATGCGGAACCAGGATGATGAAAGGAGGCAGCCCGCCATAGCCCGGCCCCATTGGATGGCCAAAACTGAACCATCTTTAATTCCGCTCACGGAGGGTTTCCGGCAGTCGTCCTCACCGGCGTGATCGCGCGCAAGTCGTCTATGGCTGGAAACCCGACGATAACCGCCGCCGCCCGCTTGCTGTCTGCCTTGCGCACGGCCACGAGATGCTTGGGCCCGGTTTGCCGAGCCGAACGCAGCACCGGCACGCTGTCGTCGACCAACAGGGTGGTTTCCGGATCGTACGGTTCGACCTCGTGCAGACGCCGCCAGAACAGAGGGTCC
This genomic window contains:
- the hslO gene encoding Hsp33 family molecular chaperone HslO, with amino-acid sequence MKNSDTFQRFLFEDMGIRGELVRLDASWQAVLQRHTYPPNVSRQLGQALVAVTLLSGTIKFKGALIIQVQSRGPLHTLVVQATHRQTIRGLAHWHDPVPAGALSEVFGEGRLVLTIQNEGAEPYQGVVALEGQCLSAALENYFANSEQLATRLWLFADGQRAAGLFLQVLPAQAHADDDWTRLVTLADTVTEHEMLHLPFEDLLYRLYHEEKVRLFEAEPVVFRCSCSRQRIEDMLLALGKADVEAIIAEKGLVEVDCDFCNKRYQFDRVDIGALFSEEIKSTPSSTRH
- a CDS encoding M48 family metallopeptidase, whose protein sequence is MKNAVVLLLGLAASACATSPLGRSQLMLLPDSQMTMLGDQSFAALKREVPVEPDRQVNDYVRCVADAVTLDVGGSWDVALFRQDSPNAFALPGGKIGVHTGMLRIARNQDQLATVLAHEVAHVLSRHANERLSQQVAVQQGLNIMQALADPASASGKTLMGLLGLGAQYGILMPYSRTQESEADLLGLDLMARAGFDPRQSIELWNNMESAGGGQPIEFLSTHPSHATRIQDLAKRMPHALDLQRQAAAKGRRPQCDGVRLG
- the msrA gene encoding peptide-methionine (S)-S-oxide reductase MsrA; the encoded protein is MAFKSVKSALPNARDALPGRAVPLQVADTHLVHGRRIQPPFPAGTARVFFGMGCFWGAERRFWTLSGVYSTAVGYAGGSTPNPTYEEVCTGRTGHAEVVLVVFAPDKVGFDTLLQIFWTSHDPTQGMRQGNDRGTQYRSAIFATTQEQLQWALASRDAYQMALERAGRGGITTEIRMAPEFYYAESYHQQYLARNPDGYCGLRGTGVEFECPPFRIEEPRGDPI